Within the Indicator indicator isolate 239-I01 chromosome 1, UM_Iind_1.1, whole genome shotgun sequence genome, the region gtccacatctttcttgaacgcCTGCAGGGACTGTGCGTGAGCAGGAACGCGGCCGCATTGCAATCGGGCGGGAAAATGGCTTGCAGCACTACAGCGACGCAGCCCCGCGGCCGCCGCTAACCTTCCCGCCCGTCCCGTTAAGGCCGGCTCCGCCTCCTCCCGAGCGCCCTCCGGAAACAGCCGAGCCCGCCGGGCGCTGGCCGCGCTCCCGGCCGCTCCGCCTTCGACGGCTCCGCCTCCGCCCGGCACCCGTAGTCGGCAACGGGCCGCGTGCACGGCCAGCAGCGGCGGTCGGAGGTCGCAGCAAGATGGCGGGTGGGCAGGCGGTGCGCATCAGTATCGAGTCGGCGTGTGAGAAGCAGGTGCAGGAGGTGGGGCTGGATGGCAGTGAGACCTACCTTCAGCCGCTCTCCATGTCCCAGAACCTGGCACGCCTGGCGCAGCGTATCGACTTCAGCCAGGGCTCCGGCTCCGAGGAGGACGAACCGGGATCGGCGGGCCGCTCTTGGGCCGAGCCAGGCGAGGCggaggatgaggaaggtgaGGAGCGGCTGGCTGGCGGCTCTCTGTTGGTCCACCGCGGGTAGGCCCAGAGCCTGAGCCCTTACACCGGGCTGCGGCTGATGGAGGCCTGCTGAGCTGTGGCGATGCTCGGCCTGCAGCCCCACAGGGGCTTGGGCCTGCCTTGTCTTCCCCCATGGATTCCCGCGATCGGACGTGGATCGGGTCAGGATATTCCTGATCGACTCACAGCGAATTACAGCGGCAGTGTGAAAAAGATTCGGATATCAAGCGGTTATGTTGTATTTCATGCTGTTACTGTTTCTCTATGTCTTTTATGAATGAGCCTcacatagtatttttttttacattccttTGTTTCCCcctattctgttttgtttttagcgTTGGTAAAGTTTCAGCCATCCCTCTGGCCTTGGGATTCAGTGAGGAACAACTTAAGAAGCGCTTTGACTGAGATGTGTGTGCTGTATGATGTTCTCAGTATTGTTAAGGATAAAAAGTTCATGACTCTAGATCCAGTCGTGCAGGATCCACTTCCTCCAAAACAGGTATACTGCACTTAATTGAATAGTATAGTATGTATGTATGTTAGCACTAGGAGTTTTGTTTCACTAGATTTTTTTTATGTACAGTACATACAAGATGTATTAAAATGTTCTTGGTGCTGTTTTAATGCAGTGTCATAAGGTGTTTGGGTAAGGCTGAGAGTGGGAGGTGTGGCTGATTTGAAAGGCCACTTTCCTGAAGCTTTTAAGTCTGAATGGTACTGGGGATTGTAATGCTGGTGTGAAAGTAATTCTAAGTAAGTTACTGAACATCCAGCAAAAACAAGTTATCACTCATTGTCAATTTCCACTAATAATATTCTTTTGAGAATGtatgtctttctctttttttgttgctaGAATCCTCAGTTTCTACAGCTGAtttcaaaaaagaaatcattagcTGGAGCAGCTCAAATCCTGTTGAAAGGTGCAGAAAGATTATCCAAATCAGTTGCagaaaatcaggaaaataaGCGGCAAAGAGACTTCAACTCTGAACTGCTGAGACTGAGGCAACACTGGAAGCTGAGAAAAGTAGGAGACAAAATTCTTGGTGATCTGAGCTACAGAAGTGCAGGTAAACAATAGGGCCTTCTGTTTTTTCTGAGGAATGGAcacttttatgattttttttttaataataataaaactttATTCTAATTATGATACAGGATTCTAAAGGAGGAAACTTATTTTGTTATCGGGAAAAATAACTTTGCTATCTtcaaaatgatttttaaaggcTGACTATAGGATGCGAGTAAAGATTGTCAATACACAATTGCTTCTGTACACAATGTAGTTGGTTGTTGACAGTTTGGTCTTGTAAATCTTTAACTTTCATCTACACTTGGagtgtaaaatattttgttgaAATAGAGAAGTATGTAGTATTTTTCTGaatgaagatcacagaatcacgggaCTCCTAAGGATTGCCATGTCTAACTCCCTGCTCCTTGGATGACTACCTAAAACTTAACCATATGACCACAGAGTCTTGTCAAAGATTAGGTTTATTATGCCTGTTATTCCTACACTTGTGAGAAAGGATTCTGGGAATATGCATTATGGGTTACAGTAAGAGAGGACAACCTTAGAGCCTACTATGAGTGAAAGACTGAATACAGAATATTACAAAACTTAAGATGTAGATACAAAGCAAGTATCTGAACTGGTTATGTGAGACTTTTATTAtcagagaagggaggggaggacaaATTTAGGGTTATTCTACAGCTTCTTCATGAACACAAGATGTAACCCAGGATGTGTCGTCTTTTAGATTGTTTATTCTAAACTATATGAACTGTGCTCTGGATATAAAAGGGATGCAGCTAGGACAGATGTGGACATCTGCTTTTACCAGTCCCACCTGAATGACTGGCTGTACAGTTGTTTTTTACAGACAGAACATTGACAGTTTTAAGACTGCAAGCCAAACATCAGCATTCCTTTAAATTGGTAAAGGTGATGCACGTTAAGGTACTTGCTTGCAAAACTTTGATCAATTAACCTTAGTCTGGTTTTagccaaataatttttttcaactCTTTCCTGCATCTACTGATACAATTTCAAAACATTGTTGGTTTTCTCACAAAATTATCAAATACTTCTTACTAACTTGCTGTAAAATACTACACATCATGCTCGAGAGGACTGAGATGCTGATGTGGTGAAATGAATTTTCTAATTTACCCATTGCTTTAAGAAGTCGTTAAGAAATTTGAGTTTAGCACAGCTATGGAAGTTTGGTGGCTTAGAAGTAGATGGTCTTCTAGAATAAACATGTGAGCTTCATAATTTGCAGAAAATCCTTTTTATATAGTGTCTATGTCTTTGTCCTTCCTTTCTTAGGCTCCCTTTTTCCTCATCATGGCACATTTGAGGTGATAAAGAACACTGACATCGACCTGGATAAAAAGATACCTGAGGATTACTGTCCTTTGGATGTTCAAATTCCAAGTGACTTAGAGGGATCAGCTTATATCAAGGTTTGCCAGAGAAACTTGAATAGTGTAGCATGGGTTTTGATTTTGTATACTTGCaataaaaaacaattaaatTATGTTCTTTTGTCTAGGTTTCTATTCAGAAACAAGCTCCAGACATTGGTGACATTGGAACAGTCAATCTCTTTAAAAGACCTATGCCAAAATCAAAACCAGGTATAGTTAACTATGTGTTGTTTTTTGAGCATGTTCTCAAGAAATGGGTTTGCATATGATATTTACTTGAAAATTGTATTATATAGCTTGGaaaaaagagtataaataagaaTATTCATATTGAACTGAGTTTTTCTGTTTAGGTACTGCTTGGGCTTTGGAGATGTGATGCTTTCAAAGCACACTCCTTTAGTTTTTCATAGGTGTCTACTTGGTTTCTGAAACAAAGTTACCAGGCCTGTATTTGAAGTATTCTGAAGTACTTTTTGTTAGTTATAAAAGTTTGAGCACGtaagtgaaaacaaaccaagataGTGGTTACATCCTGTTAATTCAGCTGAACAAAAACTCTTCACCTTGCCCAAAATCCGTAATTTGTTTCTGTGGCTTGCATGTGTTCTCTGAGTCTGAAACTGTGCTGACAGTATGTGCGTTAGTAACCAACAGCTTGCCTGGCAGATTCTGGATTGATTCACTTGATACGTGCCTGTTTGTGAAGCTGTAAACCTTCTTGGGCTTATAAATGCTCTGAAAGCACATACTTGAACTTAACTACTATCTAGTGGTTCAGAATTTAGTAAAACTACAAGTGTTATTGCAAGTAAATTGCAACTTAAACAGAGGTTCAGAAGCAGAGTGCACAAAAGGCTTGAGAATGCAATAGGGAATTGCAGTTCACAATACCCATGTATGTAAAATCATAGTAAAATATGTTAGGATTGTTTTAAAGTGCTCACTTAACAGATACAATTCTGAAAATGCTCAGTTTACATAGAGGGTACTGACTACCTGACCTTAGTGATTACTCATAGCTGCTGCACAGTCTCAGGTATCCAACCAAAAGGTAGCTTCTCTTTACTCTTCCACTGTGCAAACACTGATTTATATTTTTCAGGTTCTCCACACTGGCAGACAAAGTTGGAGACTGCACAGAATGTTCTTttatgtaaagaaatttttgccCAGCTGTCACGAGAAGCTGTTCAAATTAAATCACAAATTCCTCACATTGTTGTGAAAAATCAGATAatctcacagcctttcccagGTAGGAGACTTTTAAAGGCTTCCTAATCTATGATTATTTGTTTAAACATGAACTGAAATGAGGTTACATTCTGATTATGTGACCTTTTCTAATGctctgttctttaaaaaaatagccTTGTTTTTCAAAGGTTTTGAAAATCAGAATTTCCCAGTATTGGAATTTTTCTTGCTAATTATAGAAGCATTCAAGTAACACATTCTAGTTTACTAAAAATGCTCCTTTCTTATTATgtggattttggtttggttttccttgtgATTGTGCTTTTTGTCAGTAGCATGTCGAGCTGCCCACTGTAATGCCATGTGCACGTTGCAATTGCATAAATCATTGCTCCTGGATTAATGGGCCTTCAGAAGAAGGAAGGGTCATGCTCTTCAGTAAGGGTCATTAAACAGCGACACATGTCTCAGAGCAGGCTGGTGAATCCTCTGTTTGTACTGGGGTGCACAGCTCATTACATCACATGAGGAATATGTTTCTGGATTGCTTAACATTTCTATGATGGTAAATTATTCCTTCTTTGGGGAAGGAATCTGATCTTGTGGATTGTTCTTTTTCTGTGGGATTGAGTCCTAGAAGTTGGTGTGAAATGCACCCAGTGAGTTAATACCCTGTCAACACTTCACTGAGTAGCAAGCCTTCCTTGCGTTTGGTTCTGTGCTCTCTGACGTCATTCTTAGATTCTTCTGATACAGTGCATACTGGTTTGTAAAACTACTGACtacaaaacatgaagaaaagaagTTCTCAGTAGTCCCCTTGATAATTGTCTGTATCCTCATTTGCTGTTTAATCTGCTTTGTT harbors:
- the MED17 gene encoding mediator of RNA polymerase II transcription subunit 17, with amino-acid sequence MAGGQAVRISIESACEKQVQEVGLDGSETYLQPLSMSQNLARLAQRIDFSQGSGSEEDEPGSAGRSWAEPGEAEDEEALVKFQPSLWPWDSVRNNLRSALTEMCVLYDVLSIVKDKKFMTLDPVVQDPLPPKQNPQFLQLISKKKSLAGAAQILLKGAERLSKSVAENQENKRQRDFNSELLRLRQHWKLRKVGDKILGDLSYRSAGSLFPHHGTFEVIKNTDIDLDKKIPEDYCPLDVQIPSDLEGSAYIKVSIQKQAPDIGDIGTVNLFKRPMPKSKPGSPHWQTKLETAQNVLLCKEIFAQLSREAVQIKSQIPHIVVKNQIISQPFPGLQLSISLCHSSNDKKSQKSASEKQNPEDHLYVLEHNLHQLIRECHKQTLSSTVMPHPASAPFGHKRMRLAGPQAFDKNDISSLQSNEGLLEKIIKQAKHIFLRRRTARTIDSLASRIEDPQIQAHWSNINDVYESSVKVLITSQGYEQICKSIQLQLNIGVEQIRVVHRDGRVITLSHQEQELQDFLLSQMSQHQVHAVQQLAKVMGWHVLSFSNHVGLGPVESIGNASAITVASPNGDYAISVRNGPESGSKVMVQFPRSQCKDLPKGDVLQDSKWNHLRGPFKEVQWNKMEGRNFVYKMELLMAALTPC